In Candidatus Angelobacter sp., the sequence GCTGGTCTGAGTCCAACATGCGCTGAATGGCGGAGCGCAGATCTTTTTTGAACATCACGCGTTCGCCGGGCACGTTGAAGCTTTTCGCCATGGAAACGAAATCAGGGTAAATCTGCTGGCGGTTGTCCGGATCGCCGAG encodes:
- a CDS encoding thiamine pyrophosphate-dependent enzyme — translated: LGDPDNRQQIYPDFVSMAKSFNVPGERVMFKKDLRSAIQRMLDSDQPYVLDVITPYTEHVLPFIPAGRTVADMIYQD